The Paenibacillus swuensis genome contains the following window.
GCTGGAGCTGGATAGTGATGATTTTGAGGTGATCGGGGAAGCTTTTGGGCGGGAGAAGAAGGTTGTGCAGGTTGGCCAGGTAGCGGATGCCGCGTCCATGCTCATGCCTATGCGGGATTTGGTCGATTACGGAGTCACATGGATTGAAGCGTTCCGCGGAACGCAAGAATCGGAAGGGTGAGTGAACACGACATGCAGAATCAGGACAAGGTTTCCCTATCAATTGGAGATATTGTAACTGCCACCTATAAGACCGGTGAATATATCGGGGAATTAACAGAGCTATCCTCGCCTAGGGGCGTCGTGAAGATCCTTGCGGTCATCAAGCACCCGACACAGGGCGATTTGCATCAGTTGTATGAGGCGGATGTGGCGATGTTCCATCAACGGAAGGCGCTCGCCTATACGGAGAAAGCACTGGTGCCTTTGAGCGCGATTCATCCTTACAGCGGCAGCATCCCCGGTTATAAAGAATCGTTGCAGAAGGCCGTGCAGCTGGAGATGGAAATGCTGAGCCGAACCGGAGATTGGGCGCGGCGGGCGCTTGAGCAGCTGGAAGAGCTGAAGAAAGATTACACATTCTAGAGGCTTCCGGCATGCGCAATACATAGATTGACGGGACAAGCACAGGGGGTAAGGACATGTCTGTTGACCGCAGGAAGTTGATCGTGGAAGCTGCGAGTCATTCCTTCGCCAGATTCGGATACAAAGCGACAACGATGGATCAGGTGGCCAAGATTGCCAATGTCGGCAAGGGGACCATATATACGTTTTTCACGAATAAGGAAGAGCTGTTCGACGAAATCATGCGCAATCTCATTCAGGACATGAAGCACGCGGCTGAAGAGGTGTATGACGAGAACGTGCCTTTTTTTGATAATTTGAACACTATTCTGTACAAAATGCTGGATTACCGCTCCACGCACGAGCTTGTGCTGAAGCTGTCCCACGAGGTCAAGGATATGGGAACGCTGATGGCGCAGGAAGCGATCGCCGCGTTAGAGAATGAAGTAGTCCGCTATATCGAGCGGAAAGTGCAGCGGGCATTGGACCAGGGCGAGATCAAGCCGTGCGATCCGTATATGACCGCTTATGTGGTGGTCAAGCTGTATCTGGCGCTGGCTTCCGATTGGACAACCAACCATGAGCCGTTGAGCAAGCAGACGATCGCGGATTTGTTCCGATTGTATTTGAAAGAGGGATTGGCGACTTAGGTTGCATAGGACTGTGGTGAGGGAACTTGCTGCGGTCTTTTTTTGTGTTTACAGGATCGGGAATGTTCTAACGAATCGTAACGACGCTTAGAAGACTTTTGGCAATGGTTATAATCTCTAACGAATCTAAATGACTCTTAGCGGGCTATTCGGAGCAAATCAGATGACCAAAATGCCTCTAAGAATGCATACGATTCGTTAGAAAATAAAGTATGGTGTTTTTTGACGTTAAGCATCGCTACGATTCGTTAGAATGTCCCCCGCAATAAAGGGATATCAGTGGTAACAAATTAATATGTAAATAATTAGGAAAACCCTCAACTTTTGCGACTCCCTGTCCGTTATATATAGTAGAAAATACGAACAGATAGGGAGTTACGAATCGATGAATAAGTTTAGGTTGAAACGTCTGGCCGGTATGGTTCTCGTCCTGTGTATGATTTCTTCGTTGTTGGCGGGCATCTCCCCGGCACGTGCGGCAGAGGAAATAGTCCAAGGGGTGGAATTCAGCACCTATCCTTCGCCCCTTTATGTATATGTTGCGGATCAGACCTATTCGCTCCAGCTGTTAGCTACGATTGAGGGTCAGACCGCACGTAAGAACGTAACGAATGATGCGATCTGGACCTCCAGCGAATCTTCTATAGTCAAGGTGGAGAAAGGCGTTCTGACAGCGTTAAAGCCCGGAACGGTTACGATCACAGCAACTTATAGCAATAAACAAAAGACCGTTACAATATATGCGAAACACTTGTTCAAACAATTCAAACTGACGAACCCGGGCTCCGCCTCGCCGGAGAATGCTTTAACCGGTAAGGTGTCGGCCGAGTTGGGTCAAGGGCTCGAGTTGAATGCCAAGGCGGTTAATGACAGCGATGTTTCCAATAACGTTACTGACTCCGCGGTATGGAGCAGTTCCAACACTTCTGTATTCACGGTTGCCAAAGGGAAGATAACCACAGTCGGTGAAGGCACCGCCACACTGACAGCAGCATACAAAGGTATGGAAACTCAGGTGGATGTCGAGGTTGGCAAACCTTATAAATCGGTGACCATACAGAACGCTTCCGGCACCGAGCCCATCCTTGAATATACGGTTGGTGAGTCGGATTATCCGTTGAAAGCCGTAGCAGAATCGATCGCAGGTACATTTAAAGATGTTGCCGATACAGCGAAATGGACATCCAGTAATGCGGCCGTTGTTATGGTAGACAAGGGAATTTTGAAGCCCGTAGGCAAAGGCACCGCCAAAATTACGGTAGAATACCTGGGTGTTAAAGATGAGTTCAATCTAAATGTCCGCCTCAAATACCAAGCGATGACGATGACTCCCGCGGAAGATATCTCTTTATTTGTCAGCGATATTCCTGTGACCTTCAGCGCGCAAGTGATGAATGATATAGCGGATGCGACGAACGCCGCGCCGGAGTGGAGTACTTCCGATCCGATCGTGGCCACGATTTCGACTACCGGTGTGGTAACCCCTAAATCGCCGGGAGTTGCAGTCATCAAAGCATCCTATCTTGGCTTGAACAAGCAAATTACCGTCAACGTCATGCAGAACTTAACCGCGCCATTAGTTATAGAGCCGGAAGCTGTTGACACGTATCGCGGTGACTCGGAGAAACTGCCTGTAGTGAAAGCGAAGACGATCACCGGCGAAAGCATGGATGTATCCAAAATCGTGAAGTGGACCTCCGATCAACCGGACCTAGTCGAGATTACTAAGGACGGCAAGTGGTTGGCCAAAGCGAACGGAAGCGCGGTTCTGACTGCAAGCATTCGGAAATACACGGCAGCAGCGGATGCGGCTCCTTATGTATCCAAGTCGGTGAATGTAACCGTGAAGGAGAAAGCGCTGGCTTTAATTCCTTCTACCACTGTTTTATCCTTGTTCGCTGGGCAGGAAGTGGATTTACCCTCGGTGGACGCGGTTTTTGCGGACGGGGTTGAAGAGAACGTAAGCGCCAAGGTTACTTGGAAAACATCCTCCGACAACCTTTTGATCAAGGGAACAAAGGTTAAGGGGCTTGTCGGTTCCAAAGTTACACTTACCGCATGCTATATGAACAAGAGCGTCAACATCCCGGTTACGATCGAAGATCGGATTCTGACTTATGAGATTGAACCGGAGACATTGGTTATCTATCCGGGCAAAACGCAGTCCATTAAAGTGACAGGCTACACCAATACCGGCAAAAAGCTGTCCGTCGGAAGCAAAATCAAATGGACCATCGGCAACACCAATGTAGCTATCGTGAAGGGAGCAAGCGTCAAGGGCTTGATTGAAGGCGCGACCGTTGTGCGCGGAACGTATCAGGGGAAACTTCTCGAAGTTCCAGTGACCGTTTACCTCCGATTGCAAAAGCTGACCCTCGCCGAGAAATCCGCCAAGCTGAGCTCGGGTTCGTCGGTTACACTGAAAGTGAACGCCGTGTTCGATACCGGCCGCACAGTGGATGTCAGCCCGCTGGTCACATGGGTTAGCTCCAACAGCGCTTCGGTTACGGTGAAGGACGGCGTCGTCACAGCCGTGAAGAAAGGCTCCGCCACGATCAAGGCAATTTATCAGAACAAGTATGTTACGTTCCGCGTGATGGTTTATGCTTAGAATCTGAAGAAAATGAGCTCTATATACTTCTATCTCAGATCTAACGAATCAAGATAGCGCTATTTAGGGTACTCAGCCGCTAAAGGGTATGTTCTAATCCCAATAGTGATACCACGATTCGTTAGAATTTTAAAATGCGATTTATTAGCCGAATAGCGTTACCACGATACGTTACAGAAACGAAAGGGAGTCTCCGCAATAGCGAAGGCTCCCTTAATCGTTTAAACAAATTGACTATTTATTAATATAGATCGTTTGGCTCTTCCCTGAAAAATAAAGCTTGAACCCCAATCCCTCCGTAAGCAGGCGAAGCGGCACATAGGTTTTCCCTTGTACGAACCGAACCGGGGACGTTACCGCGACCGTCTTGCCGTTCACGATCATTGTCTTCGCGCCGCCCTTCAGCTTGACAACCTTCCCGCCGTACGTGACGACGGTGCTCTTGGAAGCCGCATCCCAGCGAGTTTTGGCGCCGAGCGCATCGGTAATTTCTTTAATAGAAACCGAGGTTGTTCCGTTCACCACGATCGGTTTGTAGGGGCTGACGATCTCTTTGCCGGCCGCGACGACAGCGGGTTTAGCAGGATCGGTTAATGTGTTGTATTTCCCCCATATGGTTTCGGCAAAGGCTTTGGCCATCGCTTCATAGCCGGACTGGTTGGGATGTATGTCCCGGTTCATCACGATATGGGTGAATTCCCCTTCACGTCCCTCGAAGGCTTTCCCCACAGGAACAATGACCGGCTTCGGACCCGTGGTTTGGGAAGCGGCAACCTCCTCCATCGTTAAGGCAAACAGATCCGTAACCACCGACAATTCAGCGTAAGCATCCTTGTTTACGAATTCAGGCAGCGGTTGATATTGATCGGAAAGGACGATTTCGGCCGTCGGGTTCAAGGTGCGTAACATGCGCAAGATCTCTACGATATCCCGTTTGTAGTTATCCAATATAGCTGGAACCTCAGCTGCAATGGTATCAATTCGGTTAAAATCATAGCCGATAGTCTCTAGTAAATTGAGGAAATCATTGCCCCCAATCGTAACCGTAATTAAGGTAGCGGACTGCAGCTCCTTCTTTACCTCAGCCGTCTGTCCCGCGCGTTTGTCGGCCAAGTCACCGGAGAGTTCCGGCTGAATTTCGCCTGCTGTAATTGTGAGATCCTCTGCAATAGCGGCTATGTATTTCTTCAATCCACTCGTGGTCAGCCCATTAATCCCGTAATTCTTCACCTCGGTCATACCGTGGTACAAAGCCTGTTCATAGAGCCGTTCCACAAAGCCGTAAGGCGCGGAATCCGCTGTATAACCTGGCTCATAGCCGACCGTGAGGGAATCGCCCAAGGCTACATATTCAATGTTCTGGCTGGTTGGATTCTTAACGGGAGCCGCGGTCACGGCTGAAGTAAGCAAAGCGGTTAGAACCAACGACACAGCGCCTGCACTCAGTACCTTTGTTAACATAGATTCCACTTCCTTAGGATAGATTAGCAAAAAATGACATACCTCCATTATACAAAAAAGGGACTGCGAAAAGTGCAAATTTATTATTTTCTGACGAGGCGTGTAAGCATTTATTAATCAACCACATAAAAAATATTAAATTGCCATGCCATTTTGGCGGTGTTAAAATAGTATAAACTTATTACGCGTATAGAGAATATTGCGAAAATTCCGTTTTTTAACACAATGCTTATGATGCCAACAATTCATAGATGGGAAGGTTGACACAATGAAGTTAAACGGTTTGCCGGTGAAACAGGGGCTCTATGATCCGCAATTTGAACGTGATGCCTGCGGGATGGGGTTTGTCGCCAACATTAAAGGGAATAAATCGCATGCTATTGTCAGTGAAGCACTTGAAGTATTGAAGAACCTGGACCACCGCGGCGGTCAGGGCAGTGAGAAGAACACAGGAGACGGCGCGGGTATTATGCTGCAAATCCCTCATACTTTCTTTGCGAGAGAGCTGGGCAAAGAGGGCGTGACGCTGCCGAACGAAGGCGCATATGGCGTAGGGATGGTATTTCTTCCGTTTAATGAAGAACAGCGTACCTCATTTGAACAGACGTTGGAGAGAATTGTACGGGAAGAAGGACAAACCGTCATTGCTTGGAGAACGGTGCCTACGGATGACAGCTTATTGGGAGATTCCGCGAAGTCCGTTCAGCCTTATGTACGTCAAATCTTCATCGGCAGCGCGAACGGCGCGGGTGAAGGCCTTGCTTTTGAACGCAAGCTGTACGTTATTCGCAAGCGCGCGGAGCAAGCGATTCGTTATTCCGGTATGCAGGGCGGGGAGTCGTTCTATTTTGCCAGCTTATCGTGTAAGAAAATTGTGTACAAAGGCATGTTGACCACCGAGCAGGTGAGTTCGTTCTATCAGGAACTGAATGACCCTTCTTTGGAGACGGCGCTTGCTTTAGTGCATTCCCGCTTTAGTACCAATACTTTCCCGAGCTGGGAAAGAGCGCATCCGTACCGCTATGTGATTCACAACGGTGAGATTAACACGCTGCGCGGTAACGTGAACTGGATGCATGCGCGCCAGTCCATGATTGCGACGGAAGTGTTCGGCGACGACATCGGCAAGATTAAACCGATTATCGACAACGACGGTTCTGACACGGCTATGTTCGATAATACGCTGGAGTTCCTGTATCTGTCCGGACGGTCGCTGCCGCATGTGGCCATGATGATGGTGCCGGAACCTTGGGCTAACCATGACACGATGAAGCCTGAGAAGAAGGCTTTTTATGAATACCACAGTACGCTCATGGAGCCATGGGACGGACCTGCGGCGATGGCGTTCACGGACGGCACCCAGATCGGGGCGATCCTCGACCGTAACGGTCTGCGGCCTGCGCGCTACTATGTAACCAAGGATGACAAGATTATTCTATCCTCCGAAGCGGGTGTCTTGGACATTCCGGCGGAAGATATCGTATATAAAGATCGTTTGATGCCGGGCAAAATCCTGCTTGTTGATACGGCGGAAGGCCGCATCATATCCGATGAAGAGCTTAAAGCTTCGATTATCTCGGAGAATCCGTACCAGCAATGGCTGGACGAACATTTGGTGTCATTGGAAGAGTTGCCGGATGCGACCGAATTGCCGGAACCGGACCACAAGTCCGTGTTGCTTCGTCAGAACGCGTTCGGATACACATTTGAAGACCTGCGCAAAGTGTTCGAGCCGATGGCGCAAGCGGGTGTGGAGCCGATGGCTTCCATGGGGTATGACGCTCCGTTGGCTGTGTTGTCAGGGAAACCGCAACGTTTGTACAACTACTTTAAGCAACTGTTCGCGCAAGTAACGAACCCGCCGATTGACGCGATTCGCGAAGAAATCGTCACGGCTACAGGAACGACGGTCGGACCGGAGCGCAACCTGCTGCTGCCGGAACCGGAAAGCTGCCGCCAAATTCGCATGAAATCGCCGATTCTTTCTAATGAAGAATTCGCGAAGCTGCGCCATATTCGCCGTCCGGGCTTCCGCTCGATGACGCTGCCGATTCTGTTCACCGCGGCTGACGGCGCGAAAGGGCTCGAGGACGCGCTGGATCTGATGTGCGAAGCGGCGGACCGCCTGATCGGCAAAGGACATAACCTGCTGATCCTGTCGGACCGCGGTATGGACCGCGAGAATGCGGCGATTCCGGCTTTGCTGGCTGTTTCTTGCCTGCATCATCACCTGATTCGCCAAGGTACACGGACGAGAGTGAGTTTATTGCTGGAATCCGGCGAGCCGCGTGAAATTCATCATTTTGCGTTGCTGCTGGGGTATGGTGTGAGCGCGGTGAATCCTTATCTGGCTCTGGAATCGCTGGATGATATGATCCGCCAAGGCCTGCTTACGAATATTACGCATCAGAAAGCCGTGCAGCACTACATTAAGGCGGCGACGAAGGGCGTTTTGAAAGTTCTTTCGAAGATGGGCATTTCCACGATTCAATCGTACCGCGGCGCGCAGATTTTTGAAGCCGTCGGCTTGAAAGAAGAGTTTGTGAATAAGTACTTTACCTGGACACCGTCTCGAATCGGCGGCATCGGGTTGGATATTGTGGCGGAGGAAGCTTTGACGCTGCATAACCGCGCTTTTGCCGATGAGGGTGTGGATTTGACGCTGGAAACGGGCGGCGACTACGCTTGGCGTAAAGACGGCGAAGAGCATCTGTTCAGCCCGCAGACAATTCATACGTTGCAGCAAGCGGTTCGCCGTAACGATTATGGATTATTCAAGAAGTATACAGGCATGTTCGATGATCAGTCTGAGAAGCATCTGACGCTTCGCGGCATGCTGGAGTTTAAGCTGGATCAAGCGGTTGCGGTTCCGTTGGAAGAGGTTGAACCGGTCGAGTCGATCCTGAAACGCTTCAACACAGGCGCGATGTCGTACGGTTCCATCTCCAAGGAAGCGCATGAGGATCTCGCGATCGCGATGAACCGCGTCGGCGGCAAGAGCAACACCGGCGAAGGCGGGGAAGATCCGAAGCGCTTTATCCCGGATGCGAACGGCGATTCCCGCCGCAGCGCGATCAAGCAGGTGGCTTCGGGACGCTTCGGCGTAACGAGCAACTATCTGGTGAACGCCGACGAGATTCAGATCAAGATGGCGCAAGGCGCGAAGCCGGGCGAAGGCGGACAGTTGCCGGGCCGCAAAGTGTATCCGTGGGTTGCGGAAGTGCGCGGCTCCACACCGGGTGTGGGCCTGATCTCGCCGCCGCCGCATCACGATATTTACTCAATCGAGGATCTGGCGGAGCTGATCCATGATCTGAAGAACGCCAACCCGCGCGCACGTATCAACGTGAAACTCGTTTCCGAAGTTGGCGTCGGCACGATTGCCGCGGGTGTGGTCAAGGGCCTCGCGGACGTAGTCCTGGTGAGCGGTTACGACGGCGGCACCGGCGCGTCCCCGCAAACCTCCGTGCGTCACGCGGGCTTGCCTTGGGAGCTGGGTCTGGCGGAGACGCACCAGACGCTGCTCCTGAACAACTTGCGCGACCGCGTCGTCGTACAGACGGACGGGAAGCTGATGTCCGGCCGCGATGTGGCCGTGGCGGCATTGCTGGGCGCCGAGGAGTACGGCTTCTCGACGGCGCCGCTGGTTGCCCTGGGCTGTATCATGATGCGCGTATGCCATCTGGATACTTGCCCGGTCGGCGTAGCGACGCAGAATCCGGCGCTTCGCGAGAAGTACATGGGCGATCCGGAGCACGTGGCGAACTTCATGCGCTTCATCGCGGAAGAGCTGCGGGAGTGGATGGCGAAGCTGGGCTTCCGCACCCTGAACGAGATGGTCGGACGCAGCGAATTGCTGGACACGCGCAAAGCTCTGACGCACTGGAAGGCGCGCGGGCTGGATCTGTCGCCGCTTCTGTATCAACCGGAGATGGGCAACAATAAGACCCGGTATGCGACGTTCACGCAGAACCACGGCTTGGATTCCACGCTGGATATGACGCAGCTGATGCCTGCGGTGATGCCTGCGCTTGAATCCGGTACGCCGGTTCAAGGGATCTTCCCGATCTGTAACACGAACCGTGTTACGGGAACGATTGTCGGCAGCGAAGTTACTCGCAGATACGGGCTTGCGGGCTTGCCGGCGGATACGATTCGCCTGCACTTCAAGGGCTCGGCGGGTCAAAGCTTCGGCGCTTTCGTGCCGAAGGGTATGACGCTATCGTTAGAAGGCGACTCCAACGATTACGTCGGCAAAGGTTTGTCCGGCGGCAAGATTGTGGTGAAGCCGTCCGAGCGGGCGACGTTCGCTCCGGAGGAGAACGTGATTATCGGCAACGTGGCGCTGTATGGCGCCACGGCAGGTGAAGCGTACTTCAATGGCAGAGCCGGCGAACGCTTCTGCGTGCGGAACAGCGGCGTGCAAGCCGTTGTCGAGGGCGTGGGCGATCACGGCTGCGAGTACATGACAGGCGGACGCGTCGTTATTCTCGGCGCGACCGGACGGAACTTCGCGGCAGGGATGTCGGGCGGTACGGCATATGTGCTGGATGAGCACAATCAGTTCATCAACCGCTGTAACATCGAGATGGTGCTCCTGGAGCGCATTGAGGATGAAGAAGAGGCGGAGTTGCTGCAATCGATCATCCGTAACCATGTCGAGTACACAGGCAGCCCTTTAGGCCAGCGTGTCCTGAGCGATTGGGAGACCATGTTGCCGAAGTTC
Protein-coding sequences here:
- a CDS encoding kinase-associated lipoprotein B, whose protein sequence is MQNQDKVSLSIGDIVTATYKTGEYIGELTELSSPRGVVKILAVIKHPTQGDLHQLYEADVAMFHQRKALAYTEKALVPLSAIHPYSGSIPGYKESLQKAVQLEMEMLSRTGDWARRALEQLEELKKDYTF
- a CDS encoding TetR/AcrR family transcriptional regulator, yielding MSVDRRKLIVEAASHSFARFGYKATTMDQVAKIANVGKGTIYTFFTNKEELFDEIMRNLIQDMKHAAEEVYDENVPFFDNLNTILYKMLDYRSTHELVLKLSHEVKDMGTLMAQEAIAALENEVVRYIERKVQRALDQGEIKPCDPYMTAYVVVKLYLALASDWTTNHEPLSKQTIADLFRLYLKEGLAT
- a CDS encoding Ig-like domain-containing protein, encoding MNKFRLKRLAGMVLVLCMISSLLAGISPARAAEEIVQGVEFSTYPSPLYVYVADQTYSLQLLATIEGQTARKNVTNDAIWTSSESSIVKVEKGVLTALKPGTVTITATYSNKQKTVTIYAKHLFKQFKLTNPGSASPENALTGKVSAELGQGLELNAKAVNDSDVSNNVTDSAVWSSSNTSVFTVAKGKITTVGEGTATLTAAYKGMETQVDVEVGKPYKSVTIQNASGTEPILEYTVGESDYPLKAVAESIAGTFKDVADTAKWTSSNAAVVMVDKGILKPVGKGTAKITVEYLGVKDEFNLNVRLKYQAMTMTPAEDISLFVSDIPVTFSAQVMNDIADATNAAPEWSTSDPIVATISTTGVVTPKSPGVAVIKASYLGLNKQITVNVMQNLTAPLVIEPEAVDTYRGDSEKLPVVKAKTITGESMDVSKIVKWTSDQPDLVEITKDGKWLAKANGSAVLTASIRKYTAAADAAPYVSKSVNVTVKEKALALIPSTTVLSLFAGQEVDLPSVDAVFADGVEENVSAKVTWKTSSDNLLIKGTKVKGLVGSKVTLTACYMNKSVNIPVTIEDRILTYEIEPETLVIYPGKTQSIKVTGYTNTGKKLSVGSKIKWTIGNTNVAIVKGASVKGLIEGATVVRGTYQGKLLEVPVTVYLRLQKLTLAEKSAKLSSGSSVTLKVNAVFDTGRTVDVSPLVTWVSSNSASVTVKDGVVTAVKKGSATIKAIYQNKYVTFRVMVYA
- a CDS encoding stalk domain-containing protein, which codes for MLTKVLSAGAVSLVLTALLTSAVTAAPVKNPTSQNIEYVALGDSLTVGYEPGYTADSAPYGFVERLYEQALYHGMTEVKNYGINGLTTSGLKKYIAAIAEDLTITAGEIQPELSGDLADKRAGQTAEVKKELQSATLITVTIGGNDFLNLLETIGYDFNRIDTIAAEVPAILDNYKRDIVEILRMLRTLNPTAEIVLSDQYQPLPEFVNKDAYAELSVVTDLFALTMEEVAASQTTGPKPVIVPVGKAFEGREGEFTHIVMNRDIHPNQSGYEAMAKAFAETIWGKYNTLTDPAKPAVVAAGKEIVSPYKPIVVNGTTSVSIKEITDALGAKTRWDAASKSTVVTYGGKVVKLKGGAKTMIVNGKTVAVTSPVRFVQGKTYVPLRLLTEGLGFKLYFSGKSQTIYINK
- the gltB gene encoding glutamate synthase large subunit encodes the protein MKLNGLPVKQGLYDPQFERDACGMGFVANIKGNKSHAIVSEALEVLKNLDHRGGQGSEKNTGDGAGIMLQIPHTFFARELGKEGVTLPNEGAYGVGMVFLPFNEEQRTSFEQTLERIVREEGQTVIAWRTVPTDDSLLGDSAKSVQPYVRQIFIGSANGAGEGLAFERKLYVIRKRAEQAIRYSGMQGGESFYFASLSCKKIVYKGMLTTEQVSSFYQELNDPSLETALALVHSRFSTNTFPSWERAHPYRYVIHNGEINTLRGNVNWMHARQSMIATEVFGDDIGKIKPIIDNDGSDTAMFDNTLEFLYLSGRSLPHVAMMMVPEPWANHDTMKPEKKAFYEYHSTLMEPWDGPAAMAFTDGTQIGAILDRNGLRPARYYVTKDDKIILSSEAGVLDIPAEDIVYKDRLMPGKILLVDTAEGRIISDEELKASIISENPYQQWLDEHLVSLEELPDATELPEPDHKSVLLRQNAFGYTFEDLRKVFEPMAQAGVEPMASMGYDAPLAVLSGKPQRLYNYFKQLFAQVTNPPIDAIREEIVTATGTTVGPERNLLLPEPESCRQIRMKSPILSNEEFAKLRHIRRPGFRSMTLPILFTAADGAKGLEDALDLMCEAADRLIGKGHNLLILSDRGMDRENAAIPALLAVSCLHHHLIRQGTRTRVSLLLESGEPREIHHFALLLGYGVSAVNPYLALESLDDMIRQGLLTNITHQKAVQHYIKAATKGVLKVLSKMGISTIQSYRGAQIFEAVGLKEEFVNKYFTWTPSRIGGIGLDIVAEEALTLHNRAFADEGVDLTLETGGDYAWRKDGEEHLFSPQTIHTLQQAVRRNDYGLFKKYTGMFDDQSEKHLTLRGMLEFKLDQAVAVPLEEVEPVESILKRFNTGAMSYGSISKEAHEDLAIAMNRVGGKSNTGEGGEDPKRFIPDANGDSRRSAIKQVASGRFGVTSNYLVNADEIQIKMAQGAKPGEGGQLPGRKVYPWVAEVRGSTPGVGLISPPPHHDIYSIEDLAELIHDLKNANPRARINVKLVSEVGVGTIAAGVVKGLADVVLVSGYDGGTGASPQTSVRHAGLPWELGLAETHQTLLLNNLRDRVVVQTDGKLMSGRDVAVAALLGAEEYGFSTAPLVALGCIMMRVCHLDTCPVGVATQNPALREKYMGDPEHVANFMRFIAEELREWMAKLGFRTLNEMVGRSELLDTRKALTHWKARGLDLSPLLYQPEMGNNKTRYATFTQNHGLDSTLDMTQLMPAVMPALESGTPVQGIFPICNTNRVTGTIVGSEVTRRYGLAGLPADTIRLHFKGSAGQSFGAFVPKGMTLSLEGDSNDYVGKGLSGGKIVVKPSERATFAPEENVIIGNVALYGATAGEAYFNGRAGERFCVRNSGVQAVVEGVGDHGCEYMTGGRVVILGATGRNFAAGMSGGTAYVLDEHNQFINRCNIEMVLLERIEDEEEAELLQSIIRNHVEYTGSPLGQRVLSDWETMLPKFVKVIPKDYKRMMDAIERVKRSGVSEDEAVMAAFQANMRDLSRVGGN